Proteins found in one Gemmatimonadota bacterium genomic segment:
- a CDS encoding sugar phosphate isomerase/epimerase codes for MFTIAVITDEVSQDLDRVIAFARDFNLDGIEIRSIWDKPPQDLDDDEIARIRDRTGEAGLAVIGVAPPFYKCDIDDDASCSEHLDILRRSIRVARGLDTPLVRVFAFWKQDPLDHFWDRIVDRYHEPVRIAEGEGVVLGLENEMSTMIGTGAETRRLIDVLDTPVVKPLWDPCNELFDDDGHAPYPDGYDHIRTDMYHMHIKDGARGTDGGYVNVPMCEGEIDYRGQFADLVEQDYEGCVSLETHWRIGPEQIEQTLLELPGGKQFSEAGEAASRICMRNTLDLLADLGVERSGRPA; via the coding sequence ATGTTCACGATCGCCGTAATCACCGACGAAGTGTCCCAGGACCTGGACAGGGTCATCGCATTCGCCCGTGATTTCAACCTGGACGGGATCGAGATCCGATCGATCTGGGACAAGCCGCCCCAGGATCTTGACGACGATGAGATCGCCCGGATCAGGGACCGGACCGGTGAAGCCGGACTGGCGGTCATCGGAGTGGCGCCACCATTCTACAAGTGCGACATAGACGACGACGCCTCCTGTAGCGAACATCTCGATATCCTACGCAGGAGCATACGGGTCGCCCGGGGACTGGACACGCCGCTGGTCCGCGTCTTCGCCTTCTGGAAACAGGATCCCCTCGACCATTTCTGGGACCGAATTGTCGACCGGTACCACGAACCTGTCCGGATCGCCGAGGGCGAGGGCGTCGTGCTGGGACTGGAAAACGAAATGTCCACCATGATCGGCACCGGCGCGGAAACCCGGCGTTTGATCGACGTCCTGGATACACCGGTCGTCAAACCCCTCTGGGATCCCTGCAACGAACTGTTCGACGACGACGGTCACGCACCTTATCCCGACGGCTACGATCACATCCGGACGGACATGTATCACATGCACATCAAGGATGGTGCCAGGGGCACGGACGGGGGGTATGTCAATGTTCCCATGTGCGAAGGCGAAATAGACTACCGCGGTCAGTTCGCCGACCTGGTCGAGCAGGACTACGAGGGTTGCGTGTCACTCGAGACCCATTGGCGCATCGGACCGGAGCAGATCGAACAGACCCTGCTTGAATTGCCTGGTGGAAAACAGTTTTCGGAGGCCGGTGAAGCAGCCTCCAGGATCTGCATGCGGAACACGCTGGACCTCCTGGCCGACCTGGGCGTGGAGCGGTCCGGCCGGCCCGCGTAA
- the tmk gene encoding dTMP kinase: MAGPAPPMGVFMMGKEVRGDAGEATAPFIVIEGIDGAGKTTQLKRLRRWMETRYGGPVHTTGEPTNRPIGRLLKDALQRRVELDGICHALLFAADRIDHVKSEIESHIHRGIPVLCDRYFLSSFAYQWREMPGELDWIESINARAIHPHLTLLIDAPAEVCMDRIRRARPDTELFEDLETLRAIRENYLELARRRSALDHIRIIDGARTPDEVQEEARARVEEVMQPSCSG; the protein is encoded by the coding sequence ATGGCGGGACCTGCTCCGCCCATGGGGGTATTCATGATGGGGAAGGAGGTCCGCGGCGACGCCGGGGAGGCCACCGCGCCGTTCATCGTGATCGAAGGGATCGACGGGGCGGGCAAGACGACCCAGTTGAAGCGGCTCAGGCGGTGGATGGAAACCCGTTACGGCGGTCCGGTCCATACCACGGGGGAACCCACGAACCGCCCCATCGGAAGACTGTTGAAGGACGCCCTTCAGCGCCGGGTGGAGCTCGACGGCATTTGTCACGCGCTGCTGTTCGCGGCCGATCGGATCGACCACGTCAAATCGGAAATCGAATCCCACATACACCGCGGAATCCCCGTGCTGTGCGACCGGTATTTCCTCTCGTCCTTCGCCTACCAGTGGCGGGAGATGCCCGGCGAGCTGGACTGGATCGAGTCGATCAACGCCCGGGCGATCCACCCCCACCTGACCCTGCTGATCGACGCGCCCGCCGAAGTCTGCATGGACCGCATACGCCGGGCGCGGCCGGATACCGAACTGTTCGAAGATCTCGAAACGCTCCGCGCCATCCGCGAAAACTACCTGGAACTGGCGCGGCGTAGAAGCGCCCTGGACCACATCCGGATCATCGACGGCGCGCGCACGCCCGACGAAGTGCAGGAGGAAGCGCGCGCACGGGTGGAAGAAGTGATGCAACCCTCCTGCAGCGGATAG
- a CDS encoding DUF624 domain-containing protein — MQDREPGLFRKWFWNTYDYLGTLIVINILWLLLALPLVTLPLAFAGLFRVTGRIAAYEETGIGDFFAHTRGDLRRSFLICGLYAGVLILLAANVLFYVRLMEDWPWTGAILSGVMMWLIVFVCMTAVYALPLMLREQAPVRQIVRTGVYLVVDNPRRSFALLAAGSLVMAFSLASGIGLLFLGLGAIGVLFSTGLREILKRYEQREAGVLEEARGWRDLLRPWGYS; from the coding sequence ATGCAGGACAGGGAACCCGGTCTGTTCAGGAAGTGGTTCTGGAATACCTATGATTACCTGGGAACGCTGATCGTGATCAACATCCTCTGGTTGCTGCTTGCCCTGCCGCTGGTAACCCTTCCCCTCGCCTTCGCCGGACTGTTCCGGGTCACCGGACGCATCGCGGCCTACGAAGAAACGGGCATCGGGGACTTCTTCGCCCACACCCGCGGGGACCTGCGCCGGAGCTTTCTGATCTGCGGCCTGTACGCGGGCGTCCTGATCCTCCTCGCGGCCAACGTGCTTTTCTACGTGCGGCTCATGGAAGACTGGCCATGGACGGGGGCGATACTGAGCGGCGTGATGATGTGGCTGATCGTCTTCGTCTGCATGACGGCCGTATACGCGCTGCCCCTCATGCTGCGCGAGCAAGCACCGGTCAGGCAGATCGTCCGGACGGGCGTATACCTGGTCGTGGACAACCCGCGGCGTTCCTTCGCGCTTTTGGCGGCCGGTTCCCTCGTCATGGCCTTCAGCCTGGCCAGCGGCATCGGGCTGCTCTTTCTGGGGCTCGGCGCCATCGGCGTCCTGTTCAGCACCGGGCTGAGGGAAATCCTGAAACGATATGAACAGAGGGAGGCCGGCGTCCTGGAGGAAGCGCGTGGATGGCGGGACCTGCTCCGCCCATGGGGGTATTCATGA
- a CDS encoding anthranilate synthase component I, with the protein MRVTHIHLEAIEYQTGGGLAVKRYAEHLSPDEAIEPVIDALDARLGALFASGYEYPGRYTRWDMGFFDPPIRLETRENAFRIEALNARGRVLLPAILAQVEGLRATRTVALHEDRVSGEVHPPDGYFPEEQRSRQPSVFSILRGIIDLFSCPDEHHLGLYGAFGYDLAFQFEPMDYRLSRPADQRDLVLYLPDRLVTVDHNREVAVRYDYEFDTGGGSTQGLPREGAVQPYRGGRVATGREYEKGEYGDVVRQAHEYFRKGDLFEVVPSQTFYESCPDPPSEVFRRLRERNPAPYATLINLGQREYLVGASPEMFVRGEGIRIETCPIAGTVSRGNDALSDADQILKLLSSEKGDSELTMCTDVDRNDKSRICVPGSVRVIGRRQIEMYSRVIHTVDHVEGILRPEYDALDAFLAHTWAVTVTGAPKIWAMRFIEENERSCRSWYGGAIGFLGFDGNMNTGLTLRTIRIKDGIAEVRAGSTLLIDSDPGDEERETELKAMAFIDAIRRPRGSGGDSQHTGSAENSGEGKRVFLVDYEDSFVHTLANYLRQTGADVMTVRTGISRSRLMELMDAYDPDLVFLSPGPGQPSDFDVELAIDAALERALPIFGVCLGLQGIVEYFGGTLGVLPYPMHGKASRVTVRAGQAGRAGRAGQAGTLFEGFPRSFTVGRYHSLHADRDRLPPELTVTAETEDGVVMAIEHRTMPVAAVQFHPESIMTLKDGIGIRLIDNVFRKLVRAADAVDASREGGS; encoded by the coding sequence ATGCGTGTTACCCATATACACCTGGAAGCCATTGAGTACCAGACCGGGGGCGGCCTGGCCGTCAAGCGGTACGCCGAGCATCTTTCCCCGGACGAAGCCATTGAACCCGTAATCGACGCGCTCGATGCCCGCCTGGGCGCCCTGTTCGCGTCCGGTTACGAGTATCCCGGAAGGTATACCCGGTGGGACATGGGGTTCTTCGATCCGCCGATCCGGCTCGAAACCCGGGAGAACGCCTTTCGTATCGAGGCCCTGAACGCCCGGGGCAGGGTGTTGCTGCCGGCGATCCTCGCGCAGGTCGAAGGTCTGCGGGCCACGCGTACCGTTGCCCTTCACGAAGACCGCGTCTCCGGCGAGGTGCATCCGCCCGACGGATATTTCCCGGAAGAGCAGCGCAGCCGGCAACCCTCCGTTTTCTCGATCCTGCGGGGGATCATCGATCTCTTCTCCTGCCCGGATGAGCATCATCTCGGCCTCTACGGCGCCTTCGGCTACGACCTGGCCTTCCAGTTCGAACCCATGGACTACCGGCTGAGCCGCCCTGCGGACCAGCGCGACCTGGTGCTCTACCTGCCCGACCGGTTGGTGACGGTCGATCACAACCGCGAGGTGGCCGTCCGGTACGACTACGAATTCGATACGGGCGGCGGGTCTACCCAGGGCCTGCCCAGGGAAGGCGCAGTCCAGCCCTACCGCGGAGGTCGCGTCGCGACCGGCAGAGAGTACGAGAAGGGCGAGTATGGGGATGTCGTGCGACAGGCGCACGAATACTTCAGGAAAGGCGATCTGTTCGAGGTCGTCCCCAGCCAGACCTTCTACGAATCATGCCCCGATCCGCCCTCCGAGGTTTTCCGGCGCCTCAGGGAACGAAACCCCGCGCCGTACGCCACGCTCATCAACCTGGGACAGCGGGAATACCTGGTCGGTGCTTCGCCCGAGATGTTCGTCCGGGGCGAAGGGATCCGCATCGAGACCTGTCCCATCGCCGGCACGGTCAGCCGGGGGAACGACGCGCTAAGCGACGCCGACCAGATTCTCAAGCTGCTGAGTTCGGAGAAAGGGGACTCGGAACTGACCATGTGCACGGACGTGGACCGGAACGACAAGTCACGGATCTGCGTGCCCGGAAGCGTCCGTGTCATCGGCCGGCGGCAGATCGAGATGTACTCGCGGGTTATTCACACGGTCGACCACGTGGAAGGCATTCTGCGGCCGGAGTATGATGCGCTGGACGCCTTTCTTGCGCACACCTGGGCGGTCACCGTGACCGGCGCGCCGAAAATCTGGGCCATGCGGTTCATTGAAGAAAACGAACGGTCCTGCCGCTCGTGGTACGGAGGCGCGATCGGATTCCTCGGATTCGACGGAAACATGAACACGGGGCTTACCCTGAGGACCATACGCATCAAAGACGGGATCGCCGAAGTGAGGGCCGGGAGCACGCTGCTGATCGACTCCGATCCCGGGGACGAGGAGCGGGAGACGGAACTCAAGGCCATGGCGTTCATCGACGCGATCCGGCGCCCCCGAGGATCGGGCGGGGATTCGCAGCATACCGGTTCCGCGGAAAACTCGGGTGAGGGGAAACGGGTGTTTCTGGTCGACTACGAGGATTCTTTCGTGCATACGCTGGCCAACTACCTGCGGCAGACCGGCGCCGACGTCATGACGGTCCGGACGGGTATCTCGCGGTCCAGGCTGATGGAACTCATGGACGCCTACGACCCGGACCTGGTCTTTCTGTCGCCCGGTCCCGGCCAACCGTCGGATTTCGACGTGGAGCTGGCCATCGACGCGGCGCTGGAACGAGCGCTGCCCATCTTCGGCGTCTGCCTGGGGCTGCAGGGTATCGTCGAGTACTTCGGCGGCACCCTGGGCGTGCTGCCCTATCCCATGCACGGGAAGGCGTCGCGCGTGACCGTCCGGGCCGGGCAGGCCGGGCGGGCCGGGCGGGCTGGACAGGCCGGGACACTGTTCGAAGGGTTCCCCCGGTCCTTCACGGTAGGCCGCTATCACTCCCTGCACGCCGATCGCGATCGGCTGCCGCCGGAACTTACGGTCACGGCGGAGACCGAGGACGGCGTCGTCATGGCCATCGAACATCGCACGATGCCCGTGGCGGCGGTGCAGTTCCATCCCGAATCCATCATGACGCTCAAGGACGGGATCGGCATACGGCTCATCGACAACGTCTTCAGGAAGCTGGTCCGAGCGGCCGATGCGGTGGACGCGAGCCGGGAGGGCGGCTCATGA
- the trpS gene encoding tryptophan--tRNA ligase produces MNRREVILTGIKPTGSPHLGNYIGAIRPALELARQSPEAHAMYFLADYHALTLVKDPVRFRDLCHELAATWIACGLDPERQVFYRQSDVPEVFELSWILSCSTSKGLMNRAHAYKAQVDRHMQGHVRGGGGADAGDADAGDTDAGDTDARDADAGVNMGLYSYPILMAADILLFQAKYVPVGRDQEQHIEIARDIAARFNRSFGDVLTLPLYLSDPSTAEIPGTDGRKMSKAYNNTIPLFGSREQLRKAIFGIRTDSSPPGAPKDPGTSLVFQIYRQFADGDRTETMRSRLVQGRITWKAAKEELFDLIDGLLERPRAVYEELMADRSRIDRLLEAGACNARDLARPTMEIVRQAVGR; encoded by the coding sequence ATGAACCGGCGCGAAGTCATCCTGACGGGCATCAAACCAACGGGCAGTCCGCACCTCGGCAATTACATCGGCGCCATCCGGCCCGCGTTGGAACTCGCGCGGCAGTCGCCCGAAGCGCATGCCATGTATTTTCTGGCGGACTATCACGCCCTGACGCTCGTGAAGGACCCCGTGCGCTTCAGGGACCTGTGCCACGAACTCGCCGCGACCTGGATCGCCTGCGGGCTGGATCCCGAACGCCAGGTCTTCTACCGCCAGTCGGACGTGCCCGAGGTCTTCGAACTGTCCTGGATCCTGTCCTGTTCGACGTCGAAAGGCCTGATGAACCGCGCCCACGCGTACAAGGCGCAGGTGGACCGACACATGCAAGGCCACGTGCGAGGCGGCGGAGGCGCCGACGCCGGAGACGCGGACGCCGGGGACACAGACGCCGGGGACACAGACGCCAGGGACGCGGACGCCGGGGTGAACATGGGACTGTATTCCTATCCCATACTCATGGCGGCGGACATCCTGCTGTTCCAGGCGAAGTACGTTCCGGTGGGGCGGGACCAGGAACAGCACATCGAGATCGCCAGGGACATCGCCGCGCGTTTCAACCGGAGCTTCGGCGACGTGCTCACCCTGCCGCTGTACCTGTCCGATCCTTCAACGGCCGAAATACCCGGTACGGACGGCAGAAAGATGAGCAAGGCCTATAACAACACCATACCGCTTTTCGGGTCGCGCGAACAGTTGCGCAAGGCCATATTCGGGATCAGGACGGATTCGAGTCCGCCCGGCGCGCCCAAGGACCCCGGGACGTCGCTCGTATTCCAGATCTACAGGCAGTTCGCGGACGGGGACCGGACCGAGACGATGCGAAGCCGGCTGGTGCAGGGCCGGATTACCTGGAAAGCGGCCAAGGAAGAGTTGTTCGACCTCATCGATGGTTTACTGGAACGCCCCAGGGCGGTTTACGAGGAGTTGATGGCCGACCGGTCCCGCATCGACCGCTTGCTGGAAGCGGGTGCTTGCAACGCACGCGATCTGGCCCGCCCGACCATGGAGATCGTGCGGCAGGCGGTGGGGCGATAA
- the trpD gene encoding anthranilate phosphoribosyltransferase, whose amino-acid sequence MIQQAIAKAIEGASLTEAEAVEVMNGIMSGDATPAQIGAFLVAFRLKGETIEEVTGFARVMRARATRIDCKAYPIVDTCGTGGDGKHTFNISTAAAFVAAAAGAFIAKHGGRAASSKAGSADVLTALGVHIELPPEKVSACIDEIGIGFMFAPALHSAMRFASGPRRELGVRTVLNLLGPLTNPAGTTAQVMGVYDAGVIQTAAHVLNNLGAERAFVVHSADGLDEFTTTAPTHVAEARDGVVRTYDVAPEDFGLPRASIEDLRGGEAEENAEIIRSVLAGESGPRRDIVLLNAAAAIVAGGAAEDFGEGIEKAARAIDTGEAREKLDALVRMTVE is encoded by the coding sequence ATGATACAGCAAGCGATTGCGAAGGCAATTGAAGGAGCCTCGCTGACCGAAGCGGAAGCCGTGGAGGTCATGAACGGGATCATGTCGGGGGACGCCACGCCGGCGCAGATCGGCGCGTTCCTCGTCGCCTTCCGGTTGAAGGGCGAGACGATCGAGGAGGTCACCGGGTTCGCCAGGGTCATGCGCGCCAGGGCCACGCGGATCGACTGCAAGGCCTATCCCATCGTGGATACCTGCGGCACGGGCGGTGACGGAAAGCATACGTTCAACATCTCGACGGCGGCGGCTTTCGTCGCCGCGGCCGCGGGCGCGTTCATCGCCAAGCACGGCGGCCGCGCGGCTTCCAGCAAGGCGGGCAGCGCTGACGTGCTGACGGCCCTGGGCGTCCATATCGAATTGCCTCCGGAAAAGGTATCCGCCTGCATCGACGAGATCGGCATCGGGTTCATGTTCGCCCCGGCCCTCCACTCGGCCATGCGGTTCGCGAGCGGTCCGCGCCGGGAGCTCGGCGTGCGGACGGTGCTCAACCTGCTGGGACCGCTGACCAATCCGGCCGGGACCACGGCCCAGGTCATGGGCGTATACGACGCGGGCGTCATCCAGACCGCCGCCCACGTGCTGAATAACCTGGGGGCGGAGCGCGCTTTCGTGGTGCACAGCGCGGACGGGCTGGACGAGTTCACTACCACGGCGCCGACCCACGTGGCGGAGGCCCGGGACGGCGTCGTGAGGACCTATGACGTCGCGCCGGAAGATTTCGGCCTGCCGCGGGCGTCCATCGAGGACCTCAGAGGGGGCGAGGCGGAAGAGAATGCGGAGATCATCCGGTCCGTGCTGGCCGGGGAGTCCGGCCCCCGTCGGGACATCGTCCTGCTTAACGCCGCGGCGGCGATCGTGGCCGGCGGCGCCGCGGAGGACTTCGGCGAGGGCATCGAAAAGGCAGCCCGGGCCATCGACACCGGCGAGGCGCGGGAGAAACTCGACGCGCTGGTCCGCATGACCGTCGAATGA
- the trpC gene encoding indole-3-glycerol phosphate synthase TrpC, with protein MNILDRIVAHKIEEVEDRKRRVPLPEGEPVRRRDIRLFDRALKQGDGIGVIAEFKKASPSKGAIRPDAAPTEIGPVYAAHGASAISVLTDRRFFEGSDEDLVVLRRCVPVPVLRKEFIVDEYQVHETAALGADAMLLIAAILDDDRLADLQRTAAACGLHCLVEVHDEGELDRALAAGSRIIGINNRDLTDFTVSLDTSLRLRPRIPRGIVTVSESGIHGREDVLRLQEAGFDAVLVGESLMGAEEIGGQLDALLGRSTAKAQQGIRSRTATPGAGP; from the coding sequence ATGAATATCCTGGATCGGATCGTAGCGCATAAGATCGAAGAGGTCGAAGACCGGAAGCGGCGCGTGCCCCTGCCCGAAGGCGAGCCCGTTCGCCGCCGCGACATCCGCCTCTTCGACCGCGCGCTGAAACAGGGAGACGGCATCGGGGTCATCGCCGAATTCAAGAAGGCCTCGCCGTCGAAAGGCGCGATCCGTCCCGACGCGGCGCCCACGGAGATCGGACCGGTCTACGCGGCCCACGGCGCTTCGGCCATATCGGTGTTGACGGACCGGCGGTTCTTCGAGGGCAGCGACGAGGACCTGGTGGTACTCCGGCGGTGCGTTCCCGTGCCCGTGCTGCGCAAGGAGTTCATCGTGGACGAGTACCAGGTCCACGAGACCGCGGCGCTGGGCGCGGACGCCATGCTGCTCATCGCGGCCATCCTGGACGACGACCGCCTGGCGGACCTGCAGCGGACCGCGGCGGCCTGCGGCCTGCACTGCCTGGTGGAAGTGCACGACGAGGGGGAACTGGACCGGGCCCTGGCGGCGGGCAGCCGCATCATCGGCATCAACAACCGGGACCTGACGGACTTCACCGTTTCGCTGGATACGTCGCTGCGTCTCCGTCCGCGCATCCCGCGGGGCATCGTGACCGTCAGCGAAAGCGGGATCCACGGGCGCGAGGACGTCCTAAGGCTGCAGGAGGCGGGATTCGACGCCGTACTCGTGGGCGAGTCCCTGATGGGGGCGGAGGAGATCGGCGGACAACTGGACGCCCTGCTGGGCCGGTCCACCGCGAAGGCGCAGCAGGGGATCCGAAGTCGAACGGCTACCCCGGGGGCAGGGCCATGA
- a CDS encoding phosphoribosylanthranilate isomerase, with translation MNTVRIKICGITNEADAAAAVRAGADALGFIFYGGSPRCVAPERAAEIVAGLPPFVVPVGVFVNAAADDVDGICEAAGIRVVQLHGDEPPGFCEALKRPVIKAFRVRDASWKSDAAAYPVGAVLLDTFAEDRYGGTGTTFDWRLVEDSPHRVILSGGLNPDNVAEAVRSVQPYGVDTGSGVEREPGRKDHGKIRAFVEAARRPL, from the coding sequence ATGAATACGGTCAGGATCAAGATCTGCGGCATCACGAACGAGGCGGACGCCGCGGCGGCCGTTCGCGCGGGCGCGGACGCGCTCGGGTTCATTTTCTATGGGGGCAGTCCCCGCTGCGTGGCGCCGGAACGGGCCGCGGAAATCGTGGCCGGACTGCCGCCCTTCGTCGTCCCGGTGGGCGTATTCGTGAACGCGGCGGCGGACGACGTCGACGGTATCTGCGAAGCCGCGGGAATCCGGGTCGTGCAGCTCCACGGGGACGAACCGCCGGGTTTCTGCGAAGCGCTGAAGCGACCGGTCATCAAGGCCTTCCGCGTCAGGGACGCATCGTGGAAATCCGATGCTGCGGCCTACCCCGTCGGCGCGGTACTGCTCGATACGTTCGCCGAAGACCGGTACGGCGGCACGGGGACCACCTTCGACTGGCGGCTCGTGGAAGACAGTCCCCACCGCGTCATCCTGAGCGGCGGGTTGAATCCGGACAACGTAGCCGAGGCCGTGCGCAGCGTGCAACCCTACGGCGTGGATACGGGCAGCGGCGTGGAACGGGAACCGGGCCGGAAGGACCACGGCAAGATCCGGGCTTTTGTGGAGGCGGCGAGGCGGCCTTTATGA
- the aroE gene encoding shikimate dehydrogenase encodes MISTHENGPIGPAISGSTRVVGVCGQGIGYTLSPAMHNAAFRHCGLDYVYVTFEIAATEVRRAVDGIRGLGLAGVNVTKPLKTDVLPYLDEVSEEARRIGSVNTIANRSGCLAGTSTDGAGLLRALGEEGVAVAGSRMLILGAGGAARAACAMARGQGAASITIAARNADRARDTASVGGAEAIKLSPSDLGAAVREADLVINAIPRDLTLEGDWFTSGQFVYDTRYDQAETGLMRIARSRGAATSNGIGMLLFQGAASFEIWTGRAAPVEVMKSALEEQLRRRKAREE; translated from the coding sequence ATGATCTCTACGCATGAAAACGGGCCCATCGGCCCCGCCATATCGGGTTCGACCCGCGTGGTCGGCGTATGCGGCCAGGGCATCGGGTATACGCTTTCGCCGGCCATGCACAACGCGGCCTTTCGCCATTGCGGACTGGACTACGTGTATGTAACCTTCGAAATCGCGGCCACCGAAGTGCGGCGGGCTGTCGACGGCATCCGGGGACTGGGGCTGGCGGGGGTCAACGTGACCAAGCCGCTCAAGACGGACGTGCTGCCCTACCTGGACGAGGTGTCCGAAGAGGCCCGCAGGATCGGTTCGGTCAACACCATCGCGAACCGGTCGGGCTGTCTCGCCGGCACGTCGACGGACGGCGCCGGACTGTTGCGGGCGCTCGGGGAAGAAGGCGTTGCCGTCGCAGGTTCGAGGATGTTGATCCTGGGCGCGGGCGGCGCGGCCCGTGCGGCCTGCGCCATGGCCCGCGGGCAGGGGGCCGCATCGATTACCATTGCCGCGCGCAACGCGGACCGGGCCCGGGACACGGCTTCGGTGGGTGGCGCGGAGGCGATCAAGCTGTCGCCATCAGATCTCGGCGCTGCGGTCCGTGAGGCCGACCTGGTGATCAACGCGATCCCGCGGGATCTGACGCTGGAAGGCGACTGGTTCACCAGCGGGCAGTTCGTCTACGACACGCGTTACGACCAGGCGGAGACCGGACTGATGCGAATCGCCCGGTCACGGGGCGCGGCGACCTCGAACGGCATCGGCATGTTGCTGTTCCAGGGCGCGGCGTCTTTTGAAATCTGGACCGGCCGCGCGGCGCCGGTCGAAGTGATGAAGAGCGCGTTGGAGGAACAGCTAAGGCGCAGGAAGGCCCGGGAGGAGTAG
- the aroC gene encoding chorismate synthase — translation MRYLTAGESHGPAISAILEGLPAGLPVAAEDIDRDLKRRQGGYGRGRRMQIETDTIEIRGGVRHGTTMGGPVSLVVQNRDWQNWTDVMAIEEADGPVRRRVTRPRPGHADLAGGLKYDRRDLRDILERASARETTMRVAVGAIARSLLGAFGIRVLSHVVRIGQVDADVSGLSNDEIIERAEASPVRCADEDAAQKMIEEIDRAKSLKDTIGGVFEVKVLNAPPGLGSHVQWDRKLDGRLAQAVMSIQAVKGVEIGLGFGVTRVLGSEVHDEIFYEGGRFYRETNRAGGVEGGMTEGEEIVVRGALKPIATLMRTIMSVDIETKEAFDSAKERSDVCTVPAAGVIGEAVVAFVVADAMQEKFGGDSLEEMLRNYQGYMDQLARY, via the coding sequence TTGCGATACCTGACCGCAGGCGAATCACACGGACCGGCCATATCGGCAATCCTCGAAGGCCTGCCCGCGGGGCTGCCGGTGGCCGCGGAAGACATCGACCGGGACCTGAAACGGCGCCAGGGCGGCTACGGACGGGGCCGGAGAATGCAGATCGAGACCGATACGATCGAGATCCGGGGCGGCGTGCGCCACGGCACGACCATGGGCGGACCGGTTTCTCTCGTCGTGCAGAACCGGGACTGGCAGAACTGGACGGACGTGATGGCGATCGAGGAGGCCGACGGCCCGGTAAGGCGGCGGGTGACCCGGCCCCGCCCCGGCCACGCCGATCTCGCGGGCGGACTGAAGTACGACCGCCGCGATTTGCGGGACATCCTGGAACGGGCGAGCGCGCGGGAGACGACCATGCGCGTCGCGGTCGGCGCGATCGCCCGGTCCCTCCTCGGGGCCTTCGGCATACGCGTGCTCAGCCACGTGGTGCGGATCGGGCAGGTGGACGCGGACGTGAGCGGCCTGTCGAACGATGAGATCATCGAACGGGCCGAAGCCTCGCCCGTGCGCTGCGCCGACGAAGACGCCGCACAGAAGATGATCGAGGAGATCGACCGGGCAAAGTCCCTCAAGGACACGATCGGCGGGGTCTTCGAGGTCAAGGTGCTGAACGCGCCGCCCGGCCTCGGCAGCCACGTGCAGTGGGACCGCAAGCTCGACGGCCGCCTGGCCCAGGCCGTCATGAGCATCCAGGCCGTGAAGGGCGTGGAGATCGGGCTGGGCTTCGGCGTGACCCGGGTCCTCGGTTCCGAGGTTCACGACGAGATCTTCTACGAAGGCGGACGGTTCTACCGCGAGACGAACCGGGCCGGCGGCGTAGAGGGCGGCATGACCGAAGGCGAGGAAATCGTCGTCCGCGGCGCGCTCAAGCCCATCGCGACGCTCATGCGTACGATCATGTCGGTGGACATCGAGACCAAGGAAGCCTTCGATTCCGCCAAGGAGCGGTCGGACGTGTGCACCGTGCCCGCCGCCGGCGTGATCGGCGAAGCAGTGGTGGCCTTCGTCGTCGCCGACGCCATGCAAGAAAAATTCGGGGGCGACAGCCTGGAGGAAATGCTGCGCAACTACCAGGGCTATATGGACCAGCTGGCGCGTTACTAG